TAGCGTTAGCCAAATAATTAGGCCTTACTGTTGACACTGGCCACACGTCAAAACTCATAGGGTGACAGGTTTTTTTTAGTGTTTCGTTAAATAGGTGTGGCAACACCAGCATAAATCAGCTGTATAATATCGAGGGCAGAGGGCACCTGCCCCACTGTCCCATCTAGCAGTAAGGTTAATCCCTGCTAGTGGCTAACGCTGTCACTGGAAGTTAGCAAACATTAGCTGTACATGTACATCTCTGTGACAATCAACAGGCATGTCGAAGTAAAACAACCGCAAACCATCACCACGCTGACTCCCACATGCTCCGTGATCGCtgctattttctctttttgaccTCAGTTACCGAGACCTCTGAACGGATAGCTCATGTTTTTAACACCGCTTACTCGTAGAAGCTGGAAACTCTCAGTGAAACACACGACAGTGAAATGTATTGCACTGAAACATATCATTAACtagagaaatgtttttaaaaaggtgtTTACCTGGGGTGATAGACTCCCGTCAGTCGTCAACATGCAACGGaaatcatctttctgttttactgctgcAGCTCTAGCCAATGAACAGCTCGGACACTGTAAAGTCGGCCCAGCCCCACATTCTGATTGGTCGAGAGTCCGATATCCCACCCacttttatgtaaataaaaagcCTTTAACCAATGATCATTAACGAAAACAGCGAGGCGACCCATGATTGGATATCGTTAATTATGTTATTTACCATTCAATCAGAAGACGCCTCTGACATCGCGACATGACGGATTTAATGCCCAGAGAAACATTTGCCTCGGTTTACGGTTTATTTTCCAATATTACACATACGTacataaatattacattaaaaactaaacatgCTCAAGTTTATAATATAGTAATTATAGTAACACTGCCCCCTTGTGGGAACCACCACCAAGTTCATTTCAAGTAGTTACCAAAATAATGAAGACATcaaatctttctctttttaaaatacatattgtttattgtgatgTCAGTGTTCAGTAATAGAGTTACAGATCAGCAATGGGTTTGTGGGGCCAGTAGGGGTATTTAACCTTGTCCAACTTGGTCTCAGGGAAAACGGTATTGAGGTCTTCAATTGTCATCTGATCGAAGGGGAtcatgtttttaaacttttccagctaaaaaaaaaaaaaaaacaaagtagaaGAGAAGGCGAGTGAAAGAACAGTTGGATGTTTAATTGTAACGTCCATGTTCACAATGTCCATTTTAGCAACTAATGCAATTACAATCTCACCTCTTCCTCATAATGAGAGATTCGGGTCTTCGATCCTTCAATGTAAGATGCTGCGCTTTTGCTCTATTTACACCAAAGTGGAAAAagataggtagataggtagataggtagataggtagataggtagataggtagataggtagataggtagataggtagataggtagataggtagataggtagatagactttattaatccccaaggggaaattaattTGTCACAGCAACAagcacacaaagagaaaaaagactggattttatattatatttattattatattatattattatatatttatattaaattctaTGATATCTAGGCATCTACACATCTACAATTCCCAAGAGTTACAAACCTATGATTGCCAATTCTTGCTTCACAGTTAAGTTCAAGCaaagaaataataaacagaatTGTTCAAGAAAAGTTGAAACTGAAATTCGTTCAATATACAGATATGTTTGATGTAATCACTTACAGCCTCAGCCTCCTGCGTGTTGATCGTGCTCGTCTGTGTATCAACTGGTTCAGGGATTTTCAGGGCTTTGAACTGTGTGTAGAAGGAACATGTAAGACTTACCTCCATAATGCAAATCAAATGGTAACACTTTCTACATTGAATTTACCATTCATTGGGATTTAGGAATCTTGTCCTCTATTGGAAAAGTTCCATATACAAAAAATTATGGCACCAATAATTTAAATGGAGTTGTGACTATATACAAGAGTAGAAATTGGAACCCATGCCTTACTGGATGCACGCAAAATGCTCATCACCTGTAGAATAACACAGTTTAGTTAAACTCACCTTATTCTCAAACTCATCAACCATCCCCGCTTTGGCTACTGTGCTCCTGTAGTAACTCCAGTCAATGGCAGCAGGAGCCTCTGGCAGGGAGGCTAGTCTGGTATAAGGAGAGAAGATGTAGGTTAATACATGAAGATTCAGTAAGCAAACTGAAAAGGACATTGGGAATGAAATGTGTACAAAACGTTAccacaaataagaaaatgtacttgagttgataaaaatgtaaaaaaaaagtgtgcaaGTTTGCGCAAGACAAGTGCTGTAAGTGTATGACTTATTCCAGTAGACCATTAGTAGGAACTATTTTCTAAAAATGCTCAAGCAAACTGcatataattaaatatgaaacactgACTATAGGcctacagaaataaaacacaaacaaacaaaaaaaaaaacatccacacacaaactacacactgcaaaaaatagaTTCTAGTGTGTACACCTGCTTCGCAGCCACATGTGGCATAGCATTGTCTTAATTATGAGCAAGAGCAAACCATCATCACCAAGTAGCAATGATTTCAATAATCTGATATTTAAGTTACTGATTAAACACAGGGTGAAATTTCCATGCTAGAAAACTAAAGATGAATTAAGATGACTTTCATTATTTTCCTAAAGCCTGTGCTTGTAAGTCTGgaaatctgtccagggtgtaccccaccaCTTTCAAAATGTtagctgggactggctccagcccatGAGACCCTGGATCTACCAGGATAAGTGGTACATAAGGGATGGATGAATGTAGTTATGGTGTAACTAACTTGGCAGAAATGCCATCACTGCGAGCCTTCAGTGCATTGAACATGCTCTTCTGGCTGGGTGGAACACGCTCTGCAAATGCCACCCAGTCAATGGCCTTCAGAGCTACACGACGGCTGGCCATCCTGACTGTCTGAAAGGTAGAAGGAAACTGTGTTTAATTCAGACATGCATTAAACGAAGAACATCACAATAATTCAGATTACAAGTTaatcacaataaaatgcatgtgtgcatgcaatTATCTGAGAGCTTGACTGATACATTTTTTCTTAGTGtcttttttcttagttttttagTTGCTTTCGCAGAGGCTGGGGATTTTATCATCATCCTATTGTTACCAAAGTCAAGCCTGATCTTTCATAGTCACTATTTGTGATTTGTGGCTACATGGTTCTAATATTGTGTCCATCCCACTTATATCAGCAGGGCTAGGCGAAATATTTGCAGCACCTCTCAGTAGAATGCACAAAATCCAGCAgtagcaaattaaaaaaacaacaaagaccaGTTCAACAGCAAAATGACCACATAGCTCAAATAACAATTAGctacaacaaaaactgaacattatccCCTTTAATGTAACTAAGTGCTATTacactgcattagttttagctagaTGGGTGTACCTAATAATCTGGCCAATGTACGTTTCTAACCAGTGTTCCACATTTCAATGACCTTAGCTATATGTACGTGTGAAAATGACAGTCTACCTCTTAATTTATACCATGTCATTGATTTTATGTACTAAGCCTTAAGATAAGGGAAAAAATTCAGGTAAATACGTCAAGACATTATTACTAACGTTACATGCCAACAAGGACCAGCAAGCAGCAGGAGCTAATTGGTAAAACGTCGGTTTAATAACTAGCAGAGAAGACAGGATGGTTATATGATTCAGTCTAAATCTAAACAGTTAATGACAATGGGTCCCAGAGCTCTCGGATAATTCAGGACCTGCGGTATTAGCCTACGTTGGCTAACTGTTAGCTTCCCACCCAAGGTCAGAGAAATCTCTATGTGACGTCACGACCTTCAACAAGCACCGAGTGAACTGTTTCGTGTCGTGCACAAAGATAACGGCTTGGCCCTAACAAAGCCTTATTTTAACTATTTCTATATGTGCTTCCATTCAATAAACCGCTAAGTTAACACTCACCTCGCTGCAGCAAGCTCTATCTGTGACGAGACGGAACAACGGAAGTGCTTCTTCTTCATGAGTCAGTGAGGCGGCACTTAGGCCACTACCGCGCTCTGCTGGAC
This genomic window from Mastacembelus armatus chromosome 1, fMasArm1.2, whole genome shotgun sequence contains:
- the LOC113128001 gene encoding ATP synthase subunit d, mitochondrial-like, giving the protein MASRRVALKAIDWVAFAERVPPSQKSMFNALKARSDGISAKLASLPEAPAAIDWSYYRSTVAKAGMVDEFENKFKALKIPEPVDTQTSTINTQEAEASKSAASYIEGSKTRISHYEEELEKFKNMIPFDQMTIEDLNTVFPETKLDKVKYPYWPHKPIADL